The Paenibacillus sp. YPG26 genome includes a window with the following:
- the infA gene encoding translation initiation factor IF-1, which yields MAKEDVIEVEGTVIEPLPNATFKVELENGHQILAHVSGKLRMHFIRILTGDKVVIQLSPYDLTKGRITYRK from the coding sequence ATGGCTAAAGAAGATGTCATTGAAGTTGAAGGAACGGTTATTGAGCCGTTGCCGAATGCTACTTTTAAAGTTGAGCTTGAGAACGGTCATCAGATTCTAGCTCATGTTTCTGGTAAGCTGCGGATGCACTTTATCCGTATTCTGACAGGGGACAAAGTGGTTATACAGTTATCACCTTATGATTTGACTAAGGGTCGTATAACATACCGTAAATAG
- a CDS encoding DNA-directed RNA polymerase subunit alpha: MIEIEKPKIETVDVNVEGTYGKFIVEPLERGYGTTLGNSLRRILLSSLPGAAVTSVQIDGVLHEFATIPGVMEDVTEIILNLKALSLKIHSDEEKVLEIDADGDGAITAGDIRADSDVEILNPELHIATLAPGSRLHMRIFANRGRGYVQADKNKRDDQPIGVIPVDSIYTPISRVNYSIENTRVGQVTNYDKLTLEVWTDGSIRPEEAVSLGAKILTEHLFLFVGLTDEAKDAEIMVEKEEDKKEKVLEMTIEELDLSVRSYNCLKRAGINTVQELTTKTEEDMMKVRNLGRKSLEEVQEKLEELGLGLRTEE; this comes from the coding sequence GTGATAGAAATCGAAAAGCCAAAAATTGAGACCGTAGACGTTAACGTGGAAGGCACCTATGGTAAATTTATAGTGGAACCACTTGAGCGTGGGTATGGAACAACTCTCGGCAACTCTTTACGCCGGATTTTGCTCTCCTCGCTTCCAGGTGCAGCGGTAACCTCGGTTCAAATCGATGGTGTTCTGCATGAGTTCGCTACGATCCCAGGTGTTATGGAAGACGTTACGGAAATCATTCTGAACTTGAAGGCTCTTTCCCTGAAGATTCATTCTGACGAGGAGAAAGTTCTCGAGATTGATGCGGATGGCGATGGAGCAATCACTGCAGGTGATATCCGTGCAGATAGTGATGTGGAAATTCTGAATCCAGAACTTCACATTGCTACTCTGGCACCGGGTTCCAGACTCCACATGCGTATCTTTGCCAACCGTGGCCGTGGTTATGTTCAAGCAGACAAGAACAAACGCGACGATCAACCGATTGGTGTGATACCTGTTGATTCTATCTATACTCCGATTTCCCGGGTGAATTACTCTATCGAGAATACGCGTGTTGGTCAAGTGACCAACTATGACAAGCTCACGCTTGAAGTATGGACCGATGGAAGTATCAGACCGGAAGAAGCGGTCAGCCTCGGCGCTAAGATTTTGACCGAGCACCTTTTCTTGTTCGTGGGCCTCACGGACGAAGCGAAGGACGCTGAAATCATGGTTGAGAAAGAAGAAGACAAAAAAGAAAAAGTGCTTGAAATGACGATAGAAGAGCTTGATCTTTCTGTTCGTTCTTATAACTGCCTCAAACGTGCTGGCATTAATACAGTACAAGAGCTGACTACGAAGACTGAAGAAGATATGATGAAAGTCCGTAACCTCGGACGCAAATCTTTGGAAGAAGTTCAAGAGAAGCTTGAGGAACTTGGTTTGGGACTCCGTACAGAGGAATAG
- the truA gene encoding tRNA pseudouridine(38-40) synthase TruA, which produces MRNLCMTVSFDGTNYYGFQSQPGGNTIQDHLEEAIRQLTGEEIKIIGSGRTDAGVHAYRQVFNFHTLSAIPLERWCLALNGRLPKDIVILEAREVKPGFHSRHSAKRKTYRYTINANQYPDVFHRHLQLHHPGILDIDAMREALAYLVGTFDYTSFASRHSTKQNHVRTIYEAHIEVDRSKCREGHPRDQGVIELFITGNGFLQHMVRIIVGTLLQVGEGKRKPQDFRTILEARDRGAAGPTAEGKGLMLWKVEYNFLEDKPQPPSFALEEVEGNAE; this is translated from the coding sequence TTGCGCAATCTCTGTATGACCGTCAGCTTTGACGGAACGAATTATTACGGATTCCAATCGCAGCCTGGTGGGAATACAATTCAGGATCATTTGGAAGAAGCAATACGTCAATTAACGGGCGAAGAGATCAAGATAATCGGTTCAGGAAGAACGGATGCGGGGGTTCACGCCTACCGGCAGGTATTTAACTTTCATACGCTGTCAGCTATTCCGCTTGAACGCTGGTGTCTTGCATTGAATGGCCGGCTTCCCAAAGACATTGTCATTCTCGAAGCAAGGGAAGTGAAGCCTGGTTTTCACTCTCGTCATTCAGCCAAGAGAAAAACTTATAGGTATACAATCAACGCTAATCAATACCCGGATGTGTTTCATCGTCATCTCCAGCTTCATCATCCCGGCATTCTGGATATTGATGCAATGAGAGAGGCCTTGGCGTATCTGGTTGGAACTTTCGACTATACCTCGTTTGCTTCCCGCCATTCTACCAAACAGAATCATGTGCGTACCATATATGAGGCCCATATTGAGGTGGATAGATCCAAGTGCCGCGAGGGGCACCCAAGAGATCAAGGAGTCATTGAACTCTTTATCACCGGTAACGGCTTCTTGCAGCATATGGTGCGGATTATTGTGGGTACGCTTCTCCAAGTCGGGGAAGGCAAGCGTAAGCCCCAGGACTTCCGGACAATATTGGAAGCTAGAGACCGGGGTGCCGCTGGCCCAACGGCTGAAGGGAAAGGCCTGATGCTTTGGAAGGTAGAGTACAACTTTTTGGAGGATAAGCCGCAGCCGCCTTCTTTTGCCTTGGAAGAGGTGGAAGGGAATGCAGAGTAA
- the rpsI gene encoding 30S ribosomal protein S9, producing MAQVQYYGTGRRKHSVARVRLVPGEGRIVINKRDINEYFGLETLKLIVKQPLNLTETLTNYDVIVIAHGGGISGQAGAIRHGISRALLKADPEFRPALKKAGFLTRDPRMKERKKYGLKAARRAPQFSKR from the coding sequence ATGGCACAAGTACAATACTATGGGACAGGTCGTCGTAAACATTCGGTAGCTCGTGTTCGCCTTGTACCGGGTGAAGGACGCATTGTCATCAATAAACGTGATATCAATGAATATTTCGGTTTGGAAACACTCAAACTCATCGTTAAACAACCTCTGAACTTGACTGAAACCCTGACTAACTATGATGTAATTGTTATTGCACATGGTGGCGGTATTTCTGGTCAAGCGGGCGCGATCCGTCATGGTATCTCCCGTGCTCTGCTTAAAGCAGACCCTGAGTTCCGTCCAGCTTTGAAAAAAGCAGGATTCTTGACTCGTGACCCTCGTATGAAAGAGCGTAAGAAATACGGTCTCAAAGCCGCTCGTCGCGCTCCACAGTTCTCGAAACGTTAA
- the map gene encoding type I methionyl aminopeptidase, producing the protein MIICKSETELGFMREAGRIVAETHRILAQAIEPGITTGELDQIADKYIRSQNAVPSFKDYNGFPYSICASTNEELVHGFPGKRKLNEGDIISLDIGAEYKGYHGDSAWTYPVGKVTDEVQKLLDVTERSLYAGLELVKPDVRLFTISHAIQKVIEDAGFSVVREYVGHGIGAKLHEEPQIPNYGVPDRGPRLKPGMVLAIEPMVNIGKRYVKTLEDNWTVVTVDGSWCAHFEHTVAVTADGLEIFTKLDA; encoded by the coding sequence ATGATCATTTGTAAATCCGAAACGGAACTTGGCTTTATGAGAGAAGCAGGGCGGATCGTTGCGGAGACGCACCGGATCTTGGCACAAGCGATCGAGCCCGGTATTACGACGGGAGAACTTGATCAAATCGCTGACAAGTACATTCGGAGTCAAAATGCAGTGCCATCTTTTAAAGACTATAACGGTTTTCCTTACAGCATATGCGCTTCGACTAACGAAGAGCTGGTTCATGGATTCCCCGGCAAGCGTAAATTAAACGAAGGCGACATCATCAGTCTTGACATCGGAGCGGAATACAAGGGCTACCACGGTGACTCAGCTTGGACTTATCCAGTAGGTAAAGTTACTGATGAGGTTCAAAAGCTTCTTGATGTAACGGAGCGTTCCCTATATGCCGGTCTTGAGCTTGTTAAGCCAGATGTCCGCTTATTTACAATATCGCATGCGATTCAAAAAGTGATTGAAGATGCAGGCTTTTCTGTTGTCAGAGAGTATGTAGGTCACGGAATTGGAGCGAAGCTCCATGAAGAACCTCAGATTCCAAACTACGGTGTTCCTGATCGTGGTCCTAGGCTCAAGCCTGGGATGGTGCTTGCAATAGAACCGATGGTCAATATCGGAAAGCGTTATGTCAAGACGTTGGAAGATAATTGGACGGTTGTCACGGTTGACGGTTCATGGTGTGCTCACTTTGAGCATACGGTTGCTGTCACAGCTGACGGCCTCGAAATTTTTACGAAACTGGATGCGTAG
- the rpsM gene encoding 30S ribosomal protein S13, whose translation MARIAGVDLPRDKRVEIALTYIFGIGKTTSQKILSTTGISPNTRVRDLTEDEVSKLRESIDKTVKVEGDLRREISLNIKRLIEIGCYRGVRHRRGLPVRGQRTKTNARTRKGPRRTVANKKK comes from the coding sequence ATGGCTCGTATAGCTGGTGTGGATTTGCCACGTGATAAACGCGTTGAGATCGCCTTGACTTACATTTTCGGAATCGGTAAAACGACTTCCCAGAAAATTTTGAGCACAACAGGCATCAGCCCGAACACTCGCGTTCGGGATTTGACAGAAGACGAAGTAAGCAAACTCCGGGAATCTATCGACAAAACGGTTAAGGTAGAAGGTGACCTGCGTCGTGAAATTTCTTTAAATATCAAACGTCTCATCGAGATCGGTTGCTACCGCGGTGTTCGTCATCGTCGTGGATTGCCGGTTCGTGGACAACGTACTAAAACGAATGCCCGTACTCGTAAGGGACCTCGTCGTACTGTAGCGAACAAGAAGAAATAA
- the rplQ gene encoding 50S ribosomal protein L17 produces MAYQKLGRDSSARKALFRDLVTDLFLYERIQTTEAKAKEVRSIAEKLITKAKRGDLHARRQVAAFVRRESVDGEQDAIQKLFSEIATRYSERPGGYTRILKLGPRRGDGAPMVYLELVDRA; encoded by the coding sequence ATGGCTTATCAAAAATTGGGACGTGATTCCAGCGCTCGTAAAGCATTGTTCCGCGATTTGGTAACTGATTTGTTCTTGTATGAACGTATCCAGACTACTGAAGCAAAAGCGAAGGAAGTTCGCTCTATTGCGGAAAAACTGATTACGAAAGCAAAACGTGGTGACTTGCACGCTCGTCGTCAAGTAGCTGCATTTGTACGCCGCGAATCCGTTGATGGTGAACAGGATGCAATCCAAAAACTATTCTCGGAAATCGCAACTCGTTACTCTGAGCGTCCAGGCGGATACACTCGTATCCTGAAACTGGGACCTCGTCGTGGTGACGGCGCACCTATGGTTTACTTGGAACTGGTAGACCGCGCATAA
- a CDS encoding KOW domain-containing RNA-binding protein translates to MTHRTDPQIGQIVRILKGKDAGGIGVIVELLDDRFVRIADGNKRKFDQAKRKNIQHLEFQDLISSEVVNSLNESGRVTNGKLRHAVSTFVQFTETKAEKKGD, encoded by the coding sequence TTGACACACCGCACAGACCCGCAGATCGGTCAAATCGTAAGAATTCTCAAAGGCAAGGATGCTGGAGGGATCGGAGTTATTGTAGAGCTTCTGGATGACAGGTTTGTCCGGATCGCTGACGGGAACAAACGAAAGTTTGATCAGGCAAAACGGAAGAACATTCAGCATTTAGAATTTCAGGACTTGATTAGCAGCGAAGTTGTTAATAGTTTAAATGAAAGTGGTCGGGTAACAAACGGCAAATTGCGTCATGCAGTAAGCACGTTTGTTCAATTCACCGAAACCAAAGCTGAAAAGAAAGGAGACTGA
- a CDS encoding zf-TFIIB domain-containing protein, protein MRCPICDNVQLREVAKNGVLIDVCPSCKGVWLDRGELDKLMNQVNEARPAFNEWYGGRDREQYRKPHDNEYRPEYNKDRHNSHYPQQGSHKNYGHSKKKKSVLDVFGDLFN, encoded by the coding sequence ATGCGGTGTCCGATTTGTGATAATGTACAACTGAGAGAAGTGGCGAAGAATGGTGTCCTGATTGATGTCTGTCCGAGCTGTAAGGGAGTATGGTTGGATCGTGGAGAACTGGATAAGCTGATGAACCAGGTTAATGAGGCCCGCCCGGCTTTTAATGAATGGTACGGTGGACGCGATCGGGAACAATACCGCAAACCTCATGATAATGAATATAGACCTGAGTATAACAAGGACCGTCATAACTCGCATTATCCGCAGCAAGGAAGTCATAAGAATTACGGACATTCTAAGAAGAAAAAGTCCGTTCTTGATGTGTTCGGTGATTTATTTAATTAA
- a CDS encoding bifunctional 2',3'-cyclic-nucleotide 2'-phosphodiesterase/3'-nucleotidase — translation MDFNLRKGFRKAATSTLAVCVLSTQFLAGQMHAAASSNAGTLSSEQTSSAAALLTNQDPTNTPADDTTPAVNSNLKLRIMETTDIHTNLMSYDYYKDQVSPTVGLVKTASLVKQAREEVKNTLLVDNGDLIQGTPLGTYVAKVDQLQEPGSVHPVYKAMNMMGYDIATFGNHEFNYGLDFLNKSIQGASFPYVNANVYVDDHDNNPDNDENKYDPYEILNKTYIDEEGNEQTVKVGVLGLVTPQIMDWDKGHLEGKVTTKDIVATAEKFVPKMKEEGADIIIALTHSGFDAGAEANTMAENAILPLSKVKGIDAITFSHTHKVFPTGDNKSLDVIFKDTSGNPVAGVDNVRGTINGVAAVQAGFGGAELGIIDLTLTKNAEGRWTVSSSQSSNREIYDKVNKKPLVTADPAIEEAVKSEHEATIKYANGPIGETSAPIYSYFALVKDDPSVQIVTKAQEWFVKDYISKNAPQYKDLPILSVGAPFKAGRNGPAEYTDIAKGPIAIKSASDLYLYDNTLKAVKVKGSTVKEWLEMSAGMFNQIDPAKTEEQSLLSPKFAVYNFDIIDGVTYQFDVTKPAKYNADGSTNNAESSRIVNLKYGGKDINPEQEFIVVTNNYRAGGGGNFPGLKGAELVVDSADENRQILMNYITEHKDIDPAADNNWSILPVNDKVNVTFTSSPDAVKYLNNNTEIKYTNKTDEKGFGVYSLSLAGGTTPPVDPGSNVKVQILGINDFHGQLDTTSNFGEGNVGRADYLAAYLNKARATNPNTLLVHNGDSVGASAPVSSLERDKPTMDFLNMMKFDVGTLGNHEFDQGVPALLAQVNGGPDPIKPEIVFDKANFDYINANALYKSPSATEDTYAPIVKPYVIKEIGGEKVGFIGVVTMATVTKVSPSALSGVKLVEQAPVVNAAVKELQAQGVHAIVVLAHDPASTKNEVTTGEAVDLAKAVDPDVDVIFAGDNHAKVNTVINNKLIVQAYSYGTAYADIDLEIDPKTHDIVKKQADVVDVKQEGVTPDPQVTKLVNDALARHPELTKPVGTTTVAITRTNAYNAESALGNLIADAMRDTMDTDFAFMNPGGIRADLPKGDITFSDLAKIQPFGNSLVKLQVTGAQIRTLLMQQWGKNADGTDNIKTLQISGLKYTADFRRPIEQRVTALAKEDGTPIDDKALYTITVNNFMAAGGDNYKVLTEGKDLTTGTTVNDLDAFYNYIVKKFKGGVIASSLQGRITNIYNSGNGGSTPNTGTTTPNPATGSVIIKPADLPKPQNGLLSVNVTILQNQASTEVLLPGTLGQVAGDNSVQLNLGVASVVIPKEVVDSLTKLIPSDKQSGSQIALQVNQLTSEQTAQISSANSTSGAAVQPASSILELTLSAKDSSGKATRLDQFSKPIALTFQLTGQADHTLLGVYYISDSGSMQYIGGKITGNTMTAEVTHFSKYGVFAYDKSYSDVPAGHWGNRVIRELTAKHVVKGVSDKSFAPEQEITRAEFAAMLVRQLNLKATKAVQLADVSQDSWYADAIAAAYSSGLVNGISSTQFGPDKKITREEMSVMIVKAYNLTTGKTSEAGAAAFKDSSDISTWAKNDVAAAVKEGLLKGRSADTFAPKKQATRAEASQVMYNLIHKL, via the coding sequence ATGGACTTCAATCTTCGAAAAGGATTTAGAAAGGCAGCAACGAGCACTCTAGCTGTCTGTGTATTATCAACTCAGTTTTTGGCGGGACAGATGCATGCGGCGGCTTCCTCCAATGCTGGAACCTTGTCATCGGAGCAGACATCATCTGCGGCAGCTCTTTTAACAAATCAAGATCCGACTAACACCCCAGCTGACGATACTACTCCTGCTGTTAACTCTAATCTTAAGCTAAGAATAATGGAAACAACCGATATTCATACAAATCTTATGTCCTATGATTACTATAAAGATCAAGTTTCGCCAACTGTTGGTTTGGTTAAGACAGCCAGCTTAGTTAAGCAAGCGCGTGAGGAAGTTAAGAACACATTGCTGGTCGATAACGGTGATCTGATTCAAGGAACTCCTCTCGGGACCTACGTGGCTAAAGTAGATCAGCTGCAGGAACCTGGGTCGGTTCACCCCGTGTATAAAGCAATGAATATGATGGGGTACGACATTGCTACGTTTGGTAACCACGAGTTCAATTATGGTCTTGATTTCTTGAACAAGTCAATTCAAGGAGCAAGCTTCCCTTATGTGAATGCCAATGTATATGTCGATGATCATGACAATAATCCAGATAATGATGAGAATAAATATGATCCCTACGAAATTTTAAATAAAACTTATATTGATGAAGAAGGAAATGAACAAACAGTCAAAGTTGGGGTACTGGGTCTAGTTACTCCACAGATTATGGACTGGGATAAAGGCCACCTCGAAGGTAAAGTGACTACAAAAGATATTGTGGCAACTGCTGAGAAGTTTGTTCCCAAGATGAAGGAAGAAGGAGCCGATATCATTATCGCTCTGACACATTCAGGCTTTGATGCGGGCGCTGAAGCCAACACTATGGCAGAGAATGCGATTCTTCCACTGAGCAAAGTGAAGGGGATCGATGCAATTACTTTCTCTCATACCCATAAGGTATTTCCTACAGGTGACAATAAGTCACTAGATGTTATTTTCAAGGATACTAGTGGCAATCCGGTTGCAGGTGTTGATAATGTACGAGGTACAATTAACGGTGTAGCAGCTGTTCAAGCAGGCTTTGGGGGTGCTGAGCTTGGTATCATTGATCTGACGCTTACCAAGAACGCTGAAGGTCGTTGGACAGTATCCAGCTCGCAATCCTCGAACAGAGAAATCTATGATAAGGTGAATAAGAAGCCTCTCGTAACTGCTGATCCTGCAATTGAGGAGGCAGTCAAGTCAGAGCATGAGGCGACAATTAAGTATGCGAACGGTCCGATTGGAGAGACTTCGGCACCGATTTATAGTTACTTCGCATTAGTGAAGGATGATCCATCTGTACAAATCGTGACCAAGGCGCAGGAATGGTTTGTTAAGGACTATATCAGTAAAAATGCGCCCCAGTATAAAGATCTGCCAATTCTATCCGTAGGAGCGCCTTTCAAAGCAGGTAGAAACGGTCCCGCCGAGTACACGGATATCGCTAAAGGGCCAATCGCGATTAAGAGCGCAAGTGACCTTTATTTGTACGACAACACGTTAAAAGCTGTTAAAGTTAAAGGTTCCACGGTAAAAGAGTGGCTCGAGATGTCAGCGGGAATGTTCAACCAGATCGATCCGGCCAAGACAGAGGAACAGTCGCTTTTAAGTCCCAAGTTCGCCGTGTATAACTTTGACATCATTGATGGCGTAACCTATCAGTTTGATGTAACCAAGCCGGCTAAATACAATGCGGATGGCAGTACTAATAACGCAGAGTCGAGCCGAATTGTGAATCTCAAATACGGTGGCAAGGACATTAATCCTGAGCAGGAATTCATCGTAGTGACGAACAACTATCGCGCTGGCGGTGGCGGGAACTTCCCGGGCCTTAAGGGTGCTGAATTAGTTGTCGACTCTGCTGATGAGAACCGTCAGATCCTGATGAACTATATCACAGAGCATAAGGACATTGACCCGGCAGCAGATAACAACTGGTCGATTCTGCCGGTAAATGACAAGGTGAATGTAACTTTCACATCCTCTCCTGATGCAGTGAAATACTTGAATAACAATACAGAGATTAAATATACGAACAAAACCGATGAAAAGGGATTTGGAGTCTACTCACTTTCATTGGCAGGAGGAACTACGCCTCCAGTAGATCCGGGTTCTAATGTGAAGGTACAGATTCTAGGTATTAATGACTTCCACGGCCAGCTTGATACGACATCAAATTTTGGTGAGGGAAATGTTGGTCGTGCCGACTACCTCGCAGCTTATTTGAACAAAGCCAGAGCCACCAACCCGAATACGCTTCTGGTTCATAACGGCGATTCCGTTGGCGCCAGCGCACCGGTGTCCTCTCTGGAACGGGATAAGCCTACGATGGATTTCTTGAATATGATGAAATTTGATGTGGGTACACTGGGCAACCATGAATTTGACCAGGGGGTTCCCGCGCTTCTCGCTCAAGTGAACGGGGGACCGGATCCGATTAAACCTGAAATTGTTTTTGATAAAGCCAATTTTGATTATATTAATGCCAATGCTTTGTATAAATCTCCATCAGCAACAGAGGATACCTATGCGCCTATTGTTAAGCCATATGTCATCAAGGAAATTGGGGGCGAGAAGGTAGGATTTATCGGTGTGGTAACAATGGCAACAGTTACAAAGGTATCGCCTAGTGCGCTTTCAGGAGTGAAGCTGGTAGAACAGGCTCCGGTAGTCAATGCAGCTGTAAAAGAACTTCAAGCTCAAGGTGTGCATGCTATTGTAGTGCTCGCCCATGACCCGGCTAGTACTAAAAATGAGGTAACTACCGGTGAGGCTGTAGACTTGGCTAAGGCTGTCGATCCCGATGTTGATGTAATTTTTGCCGGAGACAATCATGCTAAAGTAAATACTGTCATCAACAATAAGCTGATTGTACAGGCTTACTCGTATGGTACAGCCTATGCGGATATCGACCTGGAAATTGACCCTAAGACTCATGATATTGTTAAGAAACAAGCGGATGTTGTTGACGTGAAGCAGGAGGGAGTCACTCCTGATCCGCAGGTTACGAAGCTCGTTAATGATGCACTGGCCAGACATCCGGAGCTCACAAAGCCTGTGGGTACCACTACTGTGGCTATTACCAGAACTAATGCTTATAATGCTGAGTCCGCACTCGGGAACTTAATTGCTGATGCTATGCGGGATACCATGGATACAGACTTCGCTTTCATGAACCCGGGTGGAATTCGTGCGGATCTTCCTAAAGGGGATATCACCTTCTCGGATTTGGCCAAAATTCAGCCTTTTGGTAATTCCCTGGTGAAGCTCCAAGTGACTGGGGCTCAGATAAGAACTCTTCTTATGCAGCAGTGGGGCAAAAATGCGGATGGCACTGATAATATCAAAACACTTCAAATCTCAGGCTTGAAGTACACAGCTGACTTTAGAAGACCGATAGAGCAAAGGGTTACAGCCCTCGCCAAAGAGGACGGGACACCGATCGATGATAAAGCCCTATATACTATAACGGTGAATAACTTTATGGCAGCAGGCGGGGACAATTATAAAGTTCTTACCGAAGGCAAGGATTTGACTACAGGCACAACAGTGAACGATTTGGACGCGTTCTATAATTACATTGTTAAGAAATTCAAGGGCGGAGTAATAGCTTCCAGCTTGCAGGGCAGAATCACAAATATTTATAACTCAGGAAACGGCGGCAGCACTCCTAACACAGGAACTACAACGCCAAATCCAGCTACAGGCTCAGTGATTATTAAGCCAGCTGATCTGCCTAAGCCTCAGAATGGACTGCTTAGCGTGAATGTCACCATTCTTCAGAATCAAGCCAGCACGGAAGTTCTGTTGCCGGGAACTCTGGGTCAGGTTGCCGGGGACAATAGTGTCCAGCTTAACCTGGGAGTGGCTTCAGTGGTAATTCCAAAAGAAGTTGTGGATAGTCTGACCAAGCTGATTCCTTCGGATAAACAGAGCGGGTCACAGATCGCTTTGCAGGTTAACCAGCTGACTTCTGAACAGACAGCCCAAATCTCGAGTGCGAACAGCACCAGTGGAGCGGCAGTGCAGCCTGCGAGTTCAATTCTGGAACTGACACTCTCTGCCAAAGACAGTAGTGGAAAGGCAACCAGACTGGATCAATTCTCCAAGCCGATCGCGTTAACCTTCCAATTAACAGGGCAAGCGGATCACACGTTGCTTGGTGTGTATTACATTTCAGATAGCGGAAGTATGCAATATATTGGCGGGAAGATCACTGGAAATACAATGACTGCCGAGGTTACCCATTTTAGTAAATACGGAGTCTTTGCTTACGACAAATCGTACAGCGATGTGCCAGCCGGTCACTGGGGTAACCGAGTTATCAGAGAACTTACGGCTAAGCACGTTGTGAAGGGGGTTAGCGATAAGAGCTTTGCTCCTGAACAAGAGATTACCCGCGCCGAGTTCGCGGCCATGCTGGTTAGACAGCTGAACCTGAAAGCTACGAAGGCGGTTCAGTTAGCTGATGTAAGCCAAGACAGCTGGTATGCGGATGCCATTGCGGCAGCTTACAGCAGCGGCCTGGTTAACGGCATCAGCAGCACTCAGTTCGGGCCTGACAAGAAGATTACCCGCGAAGAGATGAGTGTCATGATCGTCAAAGCTTACAATCTGACCACCGGTAAGACTAGCGAAGCAGGAGCAGCTGCATTCAAGGATAGCAGCGATATCAGCACCTGGGCCAAGAATGATGTGGCTGCGGCGGTGAAGGAAGGACTGCTCAAAGGACGCTCTGCGGACACCTTTGCACCTAAGAAGCAGGCAACCCGGGCCGAGGCTTCTCAAGTGATGTACAACCTTATTCATAAGCTGTAG
- the rpsK gene encoding 30S ribosomal protein S11: MAKPKKVVRTKRRDRKNIESGVAHIRSTFNNTIVTITDPHGNAISWASSGGQGFKGSRKSTPFAAQMAAETAAKAAMEHGMKSVEVMVKGPGAGREAAIRSLQAAGLEVNMIKDVTPVPHNGCRPPKRRRV, encoded by the coding sequence ATGGCTAAACCGAAAAAAGTCGTACGTACTAAACGTCGTGACCGTAAAAATATCGAATCTGGCGTGGCGCACATTCGCTCCACTTTCAACAATACGATCGTTACAATTACGGATCCACACGGTAACGCGATCTCTTGGGCAAGTTCTGGTGGTCAAGGGTTCAAAGGTTCCCGTAAATCGACTCCTTTTGCCGCTCAAATGGCTGCGGAAACCGCTGCTAAAGCTGCAATGGAGCATGGAATGAAGTCCGTTGAAGTCATGGTTAAAGGTCCAGGCGCCGGCCGCGAAGCTGCAATCCGCTCGCTTCAAGCTGCAGGACTCGAAGTTAACATGATCAAAGACGTTACTCCAGTGCCGCATAATGGATGCCGTCCTCCAAAACGTCGTCGTGTCTAA
- the rpmJ gene encoding 50S ribosomal protein L36: MKVRPSVKPICEKCKVIRRKGNVMVICENPKHKQRQG, translated from the coding sequence ATGAAGGTAAGACCTTCTGTAAAGCCAATTTGCGAAAAATGCAAAGTCATTCGTCGTAAAGGCAATGTAATGGTTATTTGCGAAAATCCGAAACACAAACAAAGACAAGGTTAA
- the rplM gene encoding 50S ribosomal protein L13, giving the protein MRTTYMAKPNEVERNWHIIDAEGKTLGRLASEAAALIRGKHKPQFTPHVDSGDFVIVINAEKIHLTGKKLENKKYYRHSLHPGGLKVTVAQDLLKTKPERMIESAVHGMLPKTRQGEKMKLRLKAYAGTEHPHAAQKPEVYELRG; this is encoded by the coding sequence ATGCGTACCACCTATATGGCTAAGCCAAATGAAGTAGAGCGCAATTGGCACATTATCGATGCTGAAGGCAAAACTTTGGGCCGTCTGGCAAGTGAAGCTGCTGCTCTAATTCGCGGCAAGCACAAGCCACAATTCACACCTCACGTTGATTCCGGCGATTTCGTTATCGTTATCAACGCTGAGAAGATTCATTTGACAGGTAAGAAATTGGAGAACAAGAAATACTATCGTCACTCCCTGCACCCAGGTGGTTTGAAAGTGACAGTTGCTCAGGATCTCCTGAAAACTAAACCTGAACGTATGATCGAGTCTGCTGTTCACGGGATGCTTCCAAAAACTCGCCAAGGTGAGAAAATGAAGCTGAGACTGAAAGCATACGCTGGCACTGAACATCCACATGCAGCACAAAAACCTGAAGTTTACGAACTTCGCGGATAA